The following proteins are encoded in a genomic region of Mahella australiensis 50-1 BON:
- a CDS encoding Gfo/Idh/MocA family protein, giving the protein MLRVCVIGMGPIGNLHANIYKEDALAQLVGVCDIVPERAESAGKRLGVPWFTDAQEMLDELAPDLCSVATGGYEYGSDHYEPTIQALSAGCHVLCEKPICNEIPKAERMVALAREKGLCFGVDFNHRFTPAARLARKWVDDGRLGEPLFLNMALWIGKPQDFESPYFHLKALNPHSVDTMRHFCGDITRVQCFAMKAPGRTIWSTASINVQFRNGAVGHLTSSYDIKRGHPMERCEFAGTKGRFVLDDMWREATLYPADSLEKTVYTNPVFGGYRDFDDTFKARLHRFLEQVGEGTKPEDIDGTGADGLAAQRVIAAAIKSLDTGEIVNVED; this is encoded by the coding sequence ATGCTGCGTGTATGCGTTATAGGTATGGGCCCAATAGGCAATCTGCATGCTAATATCTATAAAGAGGATGCCTTGGCCCAATTGGTGGGTGTGTGCGATATCGTTCCTGAAAGAGCCGAATCAGCCGGCAAACGTTTAGGCGTGCCTTGGTTTACAGATGCCCAGGAAATGTTGGACGAATTAGCCCCTGACTTGTGCAGCGTGGCCACCGGCGGCTACGAGTACGGCAGCGACCATTATGAGCCTACCATACAGGCTCTGTCGGCCGGCTGCCATGTACTCTGTGAAAAACCCATATGCAATGAAATACCGAAGGCCGAGAGGATGGTGGCGTTGGCTAGAGAAAAGGGATTGTGTTTTGGTGTGGACTTCAATCATCGATTTACGCCCGCAGCCCGTTTAGCCAGAAAATGGGTGGATGATGGCAGGCTGGGTGAGCCGTTGTTTCTCAATATGGCCTTATGGATCGGAAAACCTCAGGACTTCGAATCACCGTACTTTCATCTCAAGGCGCTTAACCCACATTCCGTAGATACAATGCGCCACTTTTGCGGTGATATAACAAGAGTACAGTGTTTTGCAATGAAAGCGCCGGGCCGTACCATATGGTCGACGGCTTCTATAAACGTGCAGTTTAGGAATGGTGCAGTGGGTCATTTGACCAGCAGCTATGATATCAAACGCGGTCATCCCATGGAGCGCTGTGAGTTTGCTGGTACAAAGGGCCGTTTTGTATTGGATGATATGTGGCGAGAAGCGACGCTGTATCCGGCTGATAGCCTGGAAAAAACAGTATATACAAATCCGGTATTCGGAGGGTACAGGGATTTTGATGATACATTTAAGGCTCGCTTGCATCGGTTTTTAGAACAGGTGGGAGAGGGTACGAAACCTGAGGATATAGATGGCACCGGAGCTGATGGTTTGGCCGCTCAAAGGGTTATAGCGGCTGCTATTAAATCGCTGGATACTGGTGAGATAGTGAATGTGGAGGATTAA